From Serinus canaria isolate serCan28SL12 chromosome 24, serCan2020, whole genome shotgun sequence, one genomic window encodes:
- the SNX19 gene encoding sorting nexin-19 isoform X3, with protein sequence MPAHGPSGSRRPLLALLVALGWLLALQLLLDLRALGLLCGALAVLGGWLGPPALLPRGRRLRLERFVSSLRAPAGSPADEGRLEKEIASTVRKVVRDFVASWYRTVSREPAFEVEVEKAMLGLAAELRRRMRRVDRRALARRLLLLCGQHLQSFLRARDALRADPKGGRTLWREYSRLAGPHPALLSPAAEVDCARAAVDALLRALVPWPHLETRTGRFVVVELVACNVLLPAIRKMSDPDWINLLLIGAFSKKPRGGKPHPAPPVPDSLPFPAQMDTAPTRLPPTPRAAEVLRREAGAAGEEGEEASRGSHPAEEPFLRSQALGSLFPCEGLELESPAPDVGQDVELLAPSPAGELLDEPPQDPSVPEGAPASEDGTGDLDHGPGPSSDAGLLPTSALSSCPDIQIEPAVEKEEESPAVPRRFSSQRPSSLGRDLGAAEGPVPFPPEPGQSLPLLSSSPTASMSTFSFEPLSSPEGPVVIQNLRITGTITAREHSGTGFHPYTLYTVKYETALEGEAAGSLQQVAYHTVNRRYREFLNLQTRLEEKPELRKFLKNIKGPKKLFPDLPFGNMDSDKVEARKSLLESFLKQLCAVPEIANSEEVQEFLALNTDARIAFVKKPFVVSRIDKIVVNAIVDTLKTAFPRSEPQSPTEDLSESEVDGKSQTDGKKSKSRLRFSSSKITPVLSVSEAHDRIVYSIREGNAVSGTLSLAAMESFIQKQEKLLEAVPSKAPEGQGGREAKEISLQEEMDGLSTAEQGGQPDTDSDSETALADLALDVLRLVLVDHWSWLCTENIQKIFNLLFGTLVQRVYLWPGQV encoded by the exons ATGCCGGCCCACGGCCCCTCGGGGTCCCGCCGGCcgctgctggccctgctggtggccctgggctggctgctggcgctgcagctgctgctggacctGCGggcgctggggctgctgtgcgGGGCGCTGGCCGTGCTGGGGGGCTGGCTGGGCCCCCCGGCCCTGCtgccccgcggccgccggcTGCGGCTGGAGCGCTTCGTCAGCTCCCTGCGAGCCCCGGCCGGCAGCCCTGCGGACGAGGGCCGGCTGGAGAAGGAGATCGCCAGCACCGTTCGCAAGGTGGTGCGGGACTTCGTGGCCTCGTGGTACCGCACGGTGAGCAGAGAGCCGGCCTTCGAGGTCGAGGTGGAGAAGGCCATGCTGGGGCTGGCCGCGGAGCTGCGGCGGCGGATGAGGCGGGTGGACCGGCGAGCCCTGGCCCGCcgcctgctcctgctctgcgGGCAGCACCTCCAGAGCTTCCTGCGGGCTCGGGATGCCCTGAGGGCTGACCCCAAGGGCGGCCGGACGCTGTGGAGGGAGTACAGCCGGCTGGCAGGGCCGCACCCCGCTCTGCTGAGCCCCGCGGCCGAGGTGGACTGTGCCCGCGCCGCCGTGGACGCGCTGCTGCGGGCGCTGGTGCCGTGGCCGCACCTGGAGACACGGACAGGACGTTTTGTGGTGGTGGAGCTGGTGGCCTGCAACGTGCTGCTGCCGGCCATCAGGAAGATGTCTGATCCCGACTGGATCAACCTGCTGCTCATTGGGGCGTTTTCCAAGAAGCCCCGTGGTGGGAAGCCCCACCCTGCACCCCCAGTGCCGGATTCCTtgcctttcccagcacagatggACACAGCTCCCACCAGACTCCCCCCGACCCCTAGGGCTGCCGAGGTGctcaggagagaggcaggagctgctggagaggagggagaggaggcgAGCAGAGGAAGCCATCCTGCAGAGGAACCCTTCCTGCGCTCCCAAGCCCTTGGATCTCTCTTCCCCTGTGAGGGTTTGGAGCTGGAATCCCCCGCACCAGACGTGGGgcaggatgtggagctgctggctccttcccctgctggaGAGCTCCTTGATGAGCCCCCCCAGGACCCTTCTGTGCCAGAGGGAGCACCTGCCTCGGAGGATGGCACAGGGGACCTGGACCATGGCCCTGGCCCCAGCTCGGATGCTGGCCTGCTTCCTACCTCTGCTTTGAGCTCCTGCCCTGACATCCAGATTGAGCCAGCGGttgagaaggaggaggaaagcccagctgtccccaggaggtTCTCCTCACAAAGACCCTCCAGCCTGGGGAGAGATCTGGGGGCAGCAGAGGGCCCAGTACCATTTCCCCCAGAGCCCGGGCAGAGCCTGCCCCTGCTGTCATCCTCCCCAACAGCTTCCATGAGCACCTTCAGCTTCGAGCCCCTGAGCAGCCCCGAGGGGCCGGTGGTCATCCAGAACCTGCGGATCACGGGGACCATCACTGCCCGGGAGCACAGCGGGACTGGCTTCCACCCCTACACCCTGTACACTGTCAAG TATGAGACAGCCCTGGAGGGCGAGGCGGCgggcagcctgcagcaggtgGCTTATCACACCGTGAACCGCCGCTACCGCGAGTTCCTCAACCTCCAGACCCGGCTGGAGGAGAAGCCGGAGCTCCGCAAGTTCCTGAAAa ACATCAAAGGACCAAAGAAACTGTTCCCTGATCTGCCATTTGGAAACATGGACAGCGACAAAGTGGAAGCCAGGAAAAGTCTGCTGGAATCTTTCCTGAAG CAATTGTGTGCAGTCCCTGAGATTGCGAACAGTGAGGAGGTGCAGGAATTCCTGGCCCTCAACACCGACGCCAGGATTGCCTTTGTCAAGAAGCCCTTTGTTGTCTCCAGGATAGACAAG ATTGTTGTCAATGCCATCGTGGACACCCTGAAGACAGCGTTCCCCAGGtcagagccccagagccccacGGAGGATCTGAGCGAGTCGGAAGTGGATGGGAAATCCCAGACagatgggaagaaaagcaa GTCCAGGCTGAGGTTCTCATCCAGTAAAATCACTCCAGTGCTGAGTGTGAGTGAAGCTCATGACAGGATCGTGTACTCCATCAGGGAGGGCAATGCT GTCTCTGGCACCCTGTCACTGGCTGCTATGGAATCCTTCATCcagaagcaggagaagctgctggaagcagtcCCCAGCAAAGCTCCTGAAGGCCAGGGGGGCAGAGAAGCCAAGGAGATCTCTCTGCAGGAAGAAATGGatgggctgagcacagcagagcagggaggacaaCCAGACACTGACTCAG ACTCCGAGACAGCTTTGGCTGACCTGGCCCTGGACGTGCTTCGTCTGGTGCTGGTGGATcactggagctggctgtgcacagAGAACATCCAGAAGATCTTCAACCTGCTCTTTGGGACCCTTGTTCAAAG GGTTTACCTATGGCCTGGACAAGTGTGA
- the SNX19 gene encoding sorting nexin-19 isoform X2: MPAHGPSGSRRPLLALLVALGWLLALQLLLDLRALGLLCGALAVLGGWLGPPALLPRGRRLRLERFVSSLRAPAGSPADEGRLEKEIASTVRKVVRDFVASWYRTVSREPAFEVEVEKAMLGLAAELRRRMRRVDRRALARRLLLLCGQHLQSFLRARDALRADPKGGRTLWREYSRLAGPHPALLSPAAEVDCARAAVDALLRALVPWPHLETRTGRFVVVELVACNVLLPAIRKMSDPDWINLLLIGAFSKKPRGGKPHPAPPVPDSLPFPAQMDTAPTRLPPTPRAAEVLRREAGAAGEEGEEASRGSHPAEEPFLRSQALGSLFPCEGLELESPAPDVGQDVELLAPSPAGELLDEPPQDPSVPEGAPASEDGTGDLDHGPGPSSDAGLLPTSALSSCPDIQIEPAVEKEEESPAVPRRFSSQRPSSLGRDLGAAEGPVPFPPEPGQSLPLLSSSPTASMSTFSFEPLSSPEGPVVIQNLRITGTITAREHSGTGFHPYTLYTVKYETALEGEAAGSLQQVAYHTVNRRYREFLNLQTRLEEKPELRKFLKNIKGPKKLFPDLPFGNMDSDKVEARKSLLESFLKQLCAVPEIANSEEVQEFLALNTDARIAFVKKPFVVSRIDKIVVNAIVDTLKTAFPRSEPQSPTEDLSESEVDGKSQTDGKKSKSRLRFSSSKITPVLSVSEAHDRIVYSIREGNAVSGTLSLAAMESFIQKQEKLLEAVPSKAPEGQGGREAKEISLQEEMDGLSTAEQGGQPDTDSDSETALADLALDVLRLVLVDHWSWLCTENIQKIFNLLFGTLVQSTGFTYGLDKCEVALKVLS, from the exons ATGCCGGCCCACGGCCCCTCGGGGTCCCGCCGGCcgctgctggccctgctggtggccctgggctggctgctggcgctgcagctgctgctggacctGCGggcgctggggctgctgtgcgGGGCGCTGGCCGTGCTGGGGGGCTGGCTGGGCCCCCCGGCCCTGCtgccccgcggccgccggcTGCGGCTGGAGCGCTTCGTCAGCTCCCTGCGAGCCCCGGCCGGCAGCCCTGCGGACGAGGGCCGGCTGGAGAAGGAGATCGCCAGCACCGTTCGCAAGGTGGTGCGGGACTTCGTGGCCTCGTGGTACCGCACGGTGAGCAGAGAGCCGGCCTTCGAGGTCGAGGTGGAGAAGGCCATGCTGGGGCTGGCCGCGGAGCTGCGGCGGCGGATGAGGCGGGTGGACCGGCGAGCCCTGGCCCGCcgcctgctcctgctctgcgGGCAGCACCTCCAGAGCTTCCTGCGGGCTCGGGATGCCCTGAGGGCTGACCCCAAGGGCGGCCGGACGCTGTGGAGGGAGTACAGCCGGCTGGCAGGGCCGCACCCCGCTCTGCTGAGCCCCGCGGCCGAGGTGGACTGTGCCCGCGCCGCCGTGGACGCGCTGCTGCGGGCGCTGGTGCCGTGGCCGCACCTGGAGACACGGACAGGACGTTTTGTGGTGGTGGAGCTGGTGGCCTGCAACGTGCTGCTGCCGGCCATCAGGAAGATGTCTGATCCCGACTGGATCAACCTGCTGCTCATTGGGGCGTTTTCCAAGAAGCCCCGTGGTGGGAAGCCCCACCCTGCACCCCCAGTGCCGGATTCCTtgcctttcccagcacagatggACACAGCTCCCACCAGACTCCCCCCGACCCCTAGGGCTGCCGAGGTGctcaggagagaggcaggagctgctggagaggagggagaggaggcgAGCAGAGGAAGCCATCCTGCAGAGGAACCCTTCCTGCGCTCCCAAGCCCTTGGATCTCTCTTCCCCTGTGAGGGTTTGGAGCTGGAATCCCCCGCACCAGACGTGGGgcaggatgtggagctgctggctccttcccctgctggaGAGCTCCTTGATGAGCCCCCCCAGGACCCTTCTGTGCCAGAGGGAGCACCTGCCTCGGAGGATGGCACAGGGGACCTGGACCATGGCCCTGGCCCCAGCTCGGATGCTGGCCTGCTTCCTACCTCTGCTTTGAGCTCCTGCCCTGACATCCAGATTGAGCCAGCGGttgagaaggaggaggaaagcccagctgtccccaggaggtTCTCCTCACAAAGACCCTCCAGCCTGGGGAGAGATCTGGGGGCAGCAGAGGGCCCAGTACCATTTCCCCCAGAGCCCGGGCAGAGCCTGCCCCTGCTGTCATCCTCCCCAACAGCTTCCATGAGCACCTTCAGCTTCGAGCCCCTGAGCAGCCCCGAGGGGCCGGTGGTCATCCAGAACCTGCGGATCACGGGGACCATCACTGCCCGGGAGCACAGCGGGACTGGCTTCCACCCCTACACCCTGTACACTGTCAAG TATGAGACAGCCCTGGAGGGCGAGGCGGCgggcagcctgcagcaggtgGCTTATCACACCGTGAACCGCCGCTACCGCGAGTTCCTCAACCTCCAGACCCGGCTGGAGGAGAAGCCGGAGCTCCGCAAGTTCCTGAAAa ACATCAAAGGACCAAAGAAACTGTTCCCTGATCTGCCATTTGGAAACATGGACAGCGACAAAGTGGAAGCCAGGAAAAGTCTGCTGGAATCTTTCCTGAAG CAATTGTGTGCAGTCCCTGAGATTGCGAACAGTGAGGAGGTGCAGGAATTCCTGGCCCTCAACACCGACGCCAGGATTGCCTTTGTCAAGAAGCCCTTTGTTGTCTCCAGGATAGACAAG ATTGTTGTCAATGCCATCGTGGACACCCTGAAGACAGCGTTCCCCAGGtcagagccccagagccccacGGAGGATCTGAGCGAGTCGGAAGTGGATGGGAAATCCCAGACagatgggaagaaaagcaa GTCCAGGCTGAGGTTCTCATCCAGTAAAATCACTCCAGTGCTGAGTGTGAGTGAAGCTCATGACAGGATCGTGTACTCCATCAGGGAGGGCAATGCT GTCTCTGGCACCCTGTCACTGGCTGCTATGGAATCCTTCATCcagaagcaggagaagctgctggaagcagtcCCCAGCAAAGCTCCTGAAGGCCAGGGGGGCAGAGAAGCCAAGGAGATCTCTCTGCAGGAAGAAATGGatgggctgagcacagcagagcagggaggacaaCCAGACACTGACTCAG ACTCCGAGACAGCTTTGGCTGACCTGGCCCTGGACGTGCTTCGTCTGGTGCTGGTGGATcactggagctggctgtgcacagAGAACATCCAGAAGATCTTCAACCTGCTCTTTGGGACCCTTGTTCAAAG CACAGGGTTTACCTATGGCCTGGACAAGTGTGAGGTTGCTTTGAAGGTGCTGAGCTGA
- the SNX19 gene encoding sorting nexin-19 isoform X4, which produces MPAHGPSGSRRPLLALLVALGWLLALQLLLDLRALGLLCGALAVLGGWLGPPALLPRGRRLRLERFVSSLRAPAGSPADEGRLEKEIASTVRKVVRDFVASWYRTVSREPAFEVEVEKAMLGLAAELRRRMRRVDRRALARRLLLLCGQHLQSFLRARDALRADPKGGRTLWREYSRLAGPHPALLSPAAEVDCARAAVDALLRALVPWPHLETRTGRFVVVELVACNVLLPAIRKMSDPDWINLLLIGAFSKKPRGGKPHPAPPVPDSLPFPAQMDTAPTRLPPTPRAAEVLRREAGAAGEEGEEASRGSHPAEEPFLRSQALGSLFPCEGLELESPAPDVGQDVELLAPSPAGELLDEPPQDPSVPEGAPASEDGTGDLDHGPGPSSDAGLLPTSALSSCPDIQIEPAVEKEEESPAVPRRFSSQRPSSLGRDLGAAEGPVPFPPEPGQSLPLLSSSPTASMSTFSFEPLSSPEGPVVIQNLRITGTITAREHSGTGFHPYTLYTVKYETALEGEAAGSLQQVAYHTVNRRYREFLNLQTRLEEKPELRKFLKNIKGPKKLFPDLPFGNMDSDKVEARKSLLESFLKQLCAVPEIANSEEVQEFLALNTDARIAFVKKPFVVSRIDKIVVNAIVDTLKTAFPRSEPQSPTEDLSESEVDGKSQTDGKKSKSRLRFSSSKITPVLSVSEAHDRIVYSIREGNAVSGTLSLAAMESFIQKQEKLLEAVPSKAPEGQGGREAKEISLQEEMDGLSTAEQGGQPDTDSDSETALADLALDVLRLVLVDHWSWLCTENIQKIFNLLFGTLVQRPFLS; this is translated from the exons ATGCCGGCCCACGGCCCCTCGGGGTCCCGCCGGCcgctgctggccctgctggtggccctgggctggctgctggcgctgcagctgctgctggacctGCGggcgctggggctgctgtgcgGGGCGCTGGCCGTGCTGGGGGGCTGGCTGGGCCCCCCGGCCCTGCtgccccgcggccgccggcTGCGGCTGGAGCGCTTCGTCAGCTCCCTGCGAGCCCCGGCCGGCAGCCCTGCGGACGAGGGCCGGCTGGAGAAGGAGATCGCCAGCACCGTTCGCAAGGTGGTGCGGGACTTCGTGGCCTCGTGGTACCGCACGGTGAGCAGAGAGCCGGCCTTCGAGGTCGAGGTGGAGAAGGCCATGCTGGGGCTGGCCGCGGAGCTGCGGCGGCGGATGAGGCGGGTGGACCGGCGAGCCCTGGCCCGCcgcctgctcctgctctgcgGGCAGCACCTCCAGAGCTTCCTGCGGGCTCGGGATGCCCTGAGGGCTGACCCCAAGGGCGGCCGGACGCTGTGGAGGGAGTACAGCCGGCTGGCAGGGCCGCACCCCGCTCTGCTGAGCCCCGCGGCCGAGGTGGACTGTGCCCGCGCCGCCGTGGACGCGCTGCTGCGGGCGCTGGTGCCGTGGCCGCACCTGGAGACACGGACAGGACGTTTTGTGGTGGTGGAGCTGGTGGCCTGCAACGTGCTGCTGCCGGCCATCAGGAAGATGTCTGATCCCGACTGGATCAACCTGCTGCTCATTGGGGCGTTTTCCAAGAAGCCCCGTGGTGGGAAGCCCCACCCTGCACCCCCAGTGCCGGATTCCTtgcctttcccagcacagatggACACAGCTCCCACCAGACTCCCCCCGACCCCTAGGGCTGCCGAGGTGctcaggagagaggcaggagctgctggagaggagggagaggaggcgAGCAGAGGAAGCCATCCTGCAGAGGAACCCTTCCTGCGCTCCCAAGCCCTTGGATCTCTCTTCCCCTGTGAGGGTTTGGAGCTGGAATCCCCCGCACCAGACGTGGGgcaggatgtggagctgctggctccttcccctgctggaGAGCTCCTTGATGAGCCCCCCCAGGACCCTTCTGTGCCAGAGGGAGCACCTGCCTCGGAGGATGGCACAGGGGACCTGGACCATGGCCCTGGCCCCAGCTCGGATGCTGGCCTGCTTCCTACCTCTGCTTTGAGCTCCTGCCCTGACATCCAGATTGAGCCAGCGGttgagaaggaggaggaaagcccagctgtccccaggaggtTCTCCTCACAAAGACCCTCCAGCCTGGGGAGAGATCTGGGGGCAGCAGAGGGCCCAGTACCATTTCCCCCAGAGCCCGGGCAGAGCCTGCCCCTGCTGTCATCCTCCCCAACAGCTTCCATGAGCACCTTCAGCTTCGAGCCCCTGAGCAGCCCCGAGGGGCCGGTGGTCATCCAGAACCTGCGGATCACGGGGACCATCACTGCCCGGGAGCACAGCGGGACTGGCTTCCACCCCTACACCCTGTACACTGTCAAG TATGAGACAGCCCTGGAGGGCGAGGCGGCgggcagcctgcagcaggtgGCTTATCACACCGTGAACCGCCGCTACCGCGAGTTCCTCAACCTCCAGACCCGGCTGGAGGAGAAGCCGGAGCTCCGCAAGTTCCTGAAAa ACATCAAAGGACCAAAGAAACTGTTCCCTGATCTGCCATTTGGAAACATGGACAGCGACAAAGTGGAAGCCAGGAAAAGTCTGCTGGAATCTTTCCTGAAG CAATTGTGTGCAGTCCCTGAGATTGCGAACAGTGAGGAGGTGCAGGAATTCCTGGCCCTCAACACCGACGCCAGGATTGCCTTTGTCAAGAAGCCCTTTGTTGTCTCCAGGATAGACAAG ATTGTTGTCAATGCCATCGTGGACACCCTGAAGACAGCGTTCCCCAGGtcagagccccagagccccacGGAGGATCTGAGCGAGTCGGAAGTGGATGGGAAATCCCAGACagatgggaagaaaagcaa GTCCAGGCTGAGGTTCTCATCCAGTAAAATCACTCCAGTGCTGAGTGTGAGTGAAGCTCATGACAGGATCGTGTACTCCATCAGGGAGGGCAATGCT GTCTCTGGCACCCTGTCACTGGCTGCTATGGAATCCTTCATCcagaagcaggagaagctgctggaagcagtcCCCAGCAAAGCTCCTGAAGGCCAGGGGGGCAGAGAAGCCAAGGAGATCTCTCTGCAGGAAGAAATGGatgggctgagcacagcagagcagggaggacaaCCAGACACTGACTCAG ACTCCGAGACAGCTTTGGCTGACCTGGCCCTGGACGTGCTTCGTCTGGTGCTGGTGGATcactggagctggctgtgcacagAGAACATCCAGAAGATCTTCAACCTGCTCTTTGGGACCCTTGTTCAAAG GCCCTTCTTATCCTAA
- the SNX19 gene encoding sorting nexin-19 isoform X1 encodes MPAHGPSGSRRPLLALLVALGWLLALQLLLDLRALGLLCGALAVLGGWLGPPALLPRGRRLRLERFVSSLRAPAGSPADEGRLEKEIASTVRKVVRDFVASWYRTVSREPAFEVEVEKAMLGLAAELRRRMRRVDRRALARRLLLLCGQHLQSFLRARDALRADPKGGRTLWREYSRLAGPHPALLSPAAEVDCARAAVDALLRALVPWPHLETRTGRFVVVELVACNVLLPAIRKMSDPDWINLLLIGAFSKKPRGGKPHPAPPVPDSLPFPAQMDTAPTRLPPTPRAAEVLRREAGAAGEEGEEASRGSHPAEEPFLRSQALGSLFPCEGLELESPAPDVGQDVELLAPSPAGELLDEPPQDPSVPEGAPASEDGTGDLDHGPGPSSDAGLLPTSALSSCPDIQIEPAVEKEEESPAVPRRFSSQRPSSLGRDLGAAEGPVPFPPEPGQSLPLLSSSPTASMSTFSFEPLSSPEGPVVIQNLRITGTITAREHSGTGFHPYTLYTVKYETALEGEAAGSLQQVAYHTVNRRYREFLNLQTRLEEKPELRKFLKNIKGPKKLFPDLPFGNMDSDKVEARKSLLESFLKQLCAVPEIANSEEVQEFLALNTDARIAFVKKPFVVSRIDKIVVNAIVDTLKTAFPRSEPQSPTEDLSESEVDGKSQTDGKKSKSRLRFSSSKITPVLSVSEAHDRIVYSIREGNAVSGTLSLAAMESFIQKQEKLLEAVPSKAPEGQGGREAKEISLQEEMDGLSTAEQGGQPDTDSDSETALADLALDVLRLVLVDHWSWLCTENIQKIFNLLFGTLVQRWLEVQMVSLTCTQRWVQYLQLLQESIWPGGVLPAVPKPPRTEEQKKATAEQALQSLMGILPNVIQEILGTSKCQMSWNLVLESLSQPVINRHLVFCLLDILLEFLVLKGSSKEPEAAAATPCACSGTDKGVPAL; translated from the exons ATGCCGGCCCACGGCCCCTCGGGGTCCCGCCGGCcgctgctggccctgctggtggccctgggctggctgctggcgctgcagctgctgctggacctGCGggcgctggggctgctgtgcgGGGCGCTGGCCGTGCTGGGGGGCTGGCTGGGCCCCCCGGCCCTGCtgccccgcggccgccggcTGCGGCTGGAGCGCTTCGTCAGCTCCCTGCGAGCCCCGGCCGGCAGCCCTGCGGACGAGGGCCGGCTGGAGAAGGAGATCGCCAGCACCGTTCGCAAGGTGGTGCGGGACTTCGTGGCCTCGTGGTACCGCACGGTGAGCAGAGAGCCGGCCTTCGAGGTCGAGGTGGAGAAGGCCATGCTGGGGCTGGCCGCGGAGCTGCGGCGGCGGATGAGGCGGGTGGACCGGCGAGCCCTGGCCCGCcgcctgctcctgctctgcgGGCAGCACCTCCAGAGCTTCCTGCGGGCTCGGGATGCCCTGAGGGCTGACCCCAAGGGCGGCCGGACGCTGTGGAGGGAGTACAGCCGGCTGGCAGGGCCGCACCCCGCTCTGCTGAGCCCCGCGGCCGAGGTGGACTGTGCCCGCGCCGCCGTGGACGCGCTGCTGCGGGCGCTGGTGCCGTGGCCGCACCTGGAGACACGGACAGGACGTTTTGTGGTGGTGGAGCTGGTGGCCTGCAACGTGCTGCTGCCGGCCATCAGGAAGATGTCTGATCCCGACTGGATCAACCTGCTGCTCATTGGGGCGTTTTCCAAGAAGCCCCGTGGTGGGAAGCCCCACCCTGCACCCCCAGTGCCGGATTCCTtgcctttcccagcacagatggACACAGCTCCCACCAGACTCCCCCCGACCCCTAGGGCTGCCGAGGTGctcaggagagaggcaggagctgctggagaggagggagaggaggcgAGCAGAGGAAGCCATCCTGCAGAGGAACCCTTCCTGCGCTCCCAAGCCCTTGGATCTCTCTTCCCCTGTGAGGGTTTGGAGCTGGAATCCCCCGCACCAGACGTGGGgcaggatgtggagctgctggctccttcccctgctggaGAGCTCCTTGATGAGCCCCCCCAGGACCCTTCTGTGCCAGAGGGAGCACCTGCCTCGGAGGATGGCACAGGGGACCTGGACCATGGCCCTGGCCCCAGCTCGGATGCTGGCCTGCTTCCTACCTCTGCTTTGAGCTCCTGCCCTGACATCCAGATTGAGCCAGCGGttgagaaggaggaggaaagcccagctgtccccaggaggtTCTCCTCACAAAGACCCTCCAGCCTGGGGAGAGATCTGGGGGCAGCAGAGGGCCCAGTACCATTTCCCCCAGAGCCCGGGCAGAGCCTGCCCCTGCTGTCATCCTCCCCAACAGCTTCCATGAGCACCTTCAGCTTCGAGCCCCTGAGCAGCCCCGAGGGGCCGGTGGTCATCCAGAACCTGCGGATCACGGGGACCATCACTGCCCGGGAGCACAGCGGGACTGGCTTCCACCCCTACACCCTGTACACTGTCAAG TATGAGACAGCCCTGGAGGGCGAGGCGGCgggcagcctgcagcaggtgGCTTATCACACCGTGAACCGCCGCTACCGCGAGTTCCTCAACCTCCAGACCCGGCTGGAGGAGAAGCCGGAGCTCCGCAAGTTCCTGAAAa ACATCAAAGGACCAAAGAAACTGTTCCCTGATCTGCCATTTGGAAACATGGACAGCGACAAAGTGGAAGCCAGGAAAAGTCTGCTGGAATCTTTCCTGAAG CAATTGTGTGCAGTCCCTGAGATTGCGAACAGTGAGGAGGTGCAGGAATTCCTGGCCCTCAACACCGACGCCAGGATTGCCTTTGTCAAGAAGCCCTTTGTTGTCTCCAGGATAGACAAG ATTGTTGTCAATGCCATCGTGGACACCCTGAAGACAGCGTTCCCCAGGtcagagccccagagccccacGGAGGATCTGAGCGAGTCGGAAGTGGATGGGAAATCCCAGACagatgggaagaaaagcaa GTCCAGGCTGAGGTTCTCATCCAGTAAAATCACTCCAGTGCTGAGTGTGAGTGAAGCTCATGACAGGATCGTGTACTCCATCAGGGAGGGCAATGCT GTCTCTGGCACCCTGTCACTGGCTGCTATGGAATCCTTCATCcagaagcaggagaagctgctggaagcagtcCCCAGCAAAGCTCCTGAAGGCCAGGGGGGCAGAGAAGCCAAGGAGATCTCTCTGCAGGAAGAAATGGatgggctgagcacagcagagcagggaggacaaCCAGACACTGACTCAG ACTCCGAGACAGCTTTGGCTGACCTGGCCCTGGACGTGCTTCGTCTGGTGCTGGTGGATcactggagctggctgtgcacagAGAACATCCAGAAGATCTTCAACCTGCTCTTTGGGACCCTTGTTCAAAG GTGGCTGGAAGTGCAGATGGTTTCCCTGACCTGCACCCAGCGCTGGGTCCAGTACCTCCAGTTGCTGCAGGAATCCATCTGGCCTGGAGGAGTTTTACCAGCAGTGCCTAAACCCCCCAGGACAGAGGAGCAGAAGAAGGCAACAGCAGAGcaggccctgcagagcctgatGGGGATCCTGCCCA ATGTGATCCAGGAAATCCTTGGGACCAGTAAGTGTCAGATGAGCTGGAACCTGGTGCTGGAGTCACTCAGCCAGCCTGTGATAAACAG GCACCTGGTGTTCTGCCTCCTGGACATTCTGCTGGAGTTCTTGGTTCTGAAGGGCTCCAGCAAGGagcctgaggctgcagctgccacaccATGTGCCTGCAGTGGCACAGACAAAGGTGTCCCAGCACTTTAA